The nucleotide sequence ATGCCGGTGCAGGCCCTGGCGGTCCAGCAGCTCGGTCTCGTAGCCGAACTGCTCGGCGAGCACCCGCGCCTCGGCCTCGAGCTTGCGCATGGCCTTGTCGCGGTGGGCGATGTAGAGATGGCCGCCGGGCTGCGGCTCGCAGTCGACGGGCAGCTCGCCGAGCAGGGCCTCGAACGTGCCAAAGCCCTCGCGGATCTCCTCGTGCAGTCGGCGCGCGGTGTCCAGCCCCCAGCGCCGGATCCACTGCGAGCGGCTGAGGCGGCCCGAGGCATTCTGCGCCTGGCCGCCGTTGCGGCTGCTGCAGCCCCAGGCGACACGGTTGGCCTCAAGTACCGTGGCGCGGATGCCGTGCTCGCGGGCGAGGAAGATCGCAGTGCAGAGGCCCGTGTAGCCGGAACCGACGATGACCACGTCCGCGTCCGTGTCCGCGCGGATGGGGCCGTCGTCATCCGGGGGCGTGCCGGCGGTGGCGGCCCAGTAGGTCGGCGCGTAGTCCTGACCGGTGCCGGGCTGCGGGGTGACCAGCGGGTCATGGGTGGGGTCGTAGGCCGCCGGACGCTCGTTGGGGTGCGTCGGGGGCGTTGGACGGCTGGCGGCATGGCCCATGGCGCGTCTCCTCAGGCGGTCCGCAGTGGCCGCATCGGGTGGGCGGGATCCGTGTCGGTGCCGGCCGCGGCCTACGGGGCGACAGGCGCCAGCGGCGGGCGGTCCTTGCGGAACGCCTTCTTCTCGCAGATCAGCCCGTCGCGGAAGCGGAACAGATCGCAGCCCTCGGCCTCGATCCGGTAACCGTCCGGTCGCGTTGCGACGAAGGTCCACTCGGAGACGCCGCGCTCGCCGGCGGCGAAATGCCGGGTGTCCCGCCACTGGACGTCGGGCAGGCCCTCCCAGACCTTGGCGAAGGCGGCGCGCACGGCCTCGCGGCCTGCGATACGCTGGCCATGGGCCTCGGGACCCGCCGCGGTCTCGAACACGCAGTCCTCGGTCATGTGCGCGACCACCGCGTCGGCGTCGTGGCGGTTGAAGGCGTCGAAAACCGCCTGCAGCACCTCGGTGCGTGCCTGCTCATCGCTCATCGGGATTCTCCTCCATTGGCTTCGACTGCGCGCCCCGGGGCGGCGATTCGCTTACGGTAGGGGGCCACGCGCAGGCGAAGCTAGAGCCAGTGTCCCGGCGCGGCTTGGACCAGCGCGACCCCCTGCCTCGGAAACGCCTAGCCCGCATATCTCACCGATTCACGGCTGCGGGCGCGGATCTGGCGGGCAGTCCTGCGTTGCGCTCGGCCCGGGTGCTCGACGTACTGTCGAGTACGCCTGCGCGCCCGGACTCTCCCGCGCCTTGTCCTGCCCGCCATCTCCACGCCCTCGCCTCGCGAATCGGTGAGATATGCGGGCTAGTAGCCGCCGAGCTGCTCGGCGATGAGTCCGGCGAGCCGGCGGATGCCGGGTTCGATCCGCTCCACCGGGATGGACGAGAAGCCGAGGCGGAAGCAGTGCTGGGGTGGGCGCTCGGAGAGGAAGTTGACGTCGCCCGGCTCGAAGAAGATGCCGGCCTCCGCTGCCCGCGCCGCCAGTCGCCGGGCATCCAGCGCGGACGGCCCGCGGATCCAGTAGGAGGTGCCGCCGAAGGTCGGCATGCGGAAGGTGTCCGGAAGGTGCTCGTTGAGGGCCTCGCCCATGGCCTGCCAGCGCTCCCGATAGACGTTGCCGAGGCGCTGGGTGAGGGCGTCGTGGTGGCCCAGGGCCAGGAATTGCGCGGCAGCGTGCTGATTGTTCGTGGGCGGGTGGCGCAGCATCAGCCGGCGCAGGGCGCGGGCCTCGCGGATCAGATCCGGCGGGCCGACGAGGTAGCCGATGCGCAGGCCCGGGTCCAGCGTCTTCGAGAGGCTGCCGACGTAGAGCACGCGCCCCTGACGGTCGTAGCTCTTGAGGGCGGGCGTGGGGCTGCCGAGGAAGTTGATCTCGCTCTCGTAGTCGTCCTCGATGATCACGAAGCCGGCCTGGGCG is from Spiribacter halobius and encodes:
- a CDS encoding nuclear transport factor 2 family protein, encoding MSDEQARTEVLQAVFDAFNRHDADAVVAHMTEDCVFETAAGPEAHGQRIAGREAVRAAFAKVWEGLPDVQWRDTRHFAAGERGVSEWTFVATRPDGYRIEAEGCDLFRFRDGLICEKKAFRKDRPPLAPVAP